A window of Thermococcus sp. LS1 genomic DNA:
AAGACCACCATCATTAACCCAAGTGACGCCTCCAACTTCACCATTCGCCGTGATAAGCGATAAGTCCTTGTAAAACATTAAGCTAGTACTCGTGCTCTGGTCAGTTAGCAGCTTATAAGCAGCTCCTCTCAAGCTTTCAATGGCTGGCTCCATTTTCTGATAGTCTCTTTGATAATACCCCACATAAAACAACACCCACGGGTTAGCTAGAACTGGGTTTATCAATTCTCCATTGTTCGCCGTCGGAGCTTCAGCGGGCTGAGTCCACTTCCATTTCTCCAGCGCCCAAGCCTCGTAGTGATTATATTTAAAACCAACTTCAATAAATGCCATCGAGAAGTCTTTGAGGAAAGCAGTCATATTGAAGTCCTCAGTAATGTTCCCCCATCCTGGACAATATACTCTTCCAAAGCCTGAATCTGCTCGTCAGTCCAGTTCTCAGCCTTTAGGGCCCCTATAGTCTCCTGTGGAAGGCCGTTCTCACTAACGTTTTGCGCCATCTCCTGGAGTTCTTCAGCAGTATAATACGTTTTGACCCCAGAGGTTTTCAGCTCTTCCAAAGCCTGCCAGATTAAGGCTGAAATGTTCGCAGCATTATCCGCACCAAGGCGAGAATTCTGAATTAACTCTGGAGCAAGACTGAGGTTGCCGTTTTCAATGCCAACCACAAGCTCTGCCTCCCGGTTTAGGATGTCCCAGAATGTCTCATAGGGATCGCTGGTCGTTGCTGCTGCCACGTAGTTACTTGACATTCCAGCACTTACTGTCATGCTCAAAATCAGTATTACTAACCACAGTCCCAACGTCTTCCTCACGAGAGCTTCACCAAAATACTAAGGTTAATTGAAATTTAAAAGCCTTTTCTATCCAAATTTTGCACACCACTAAAAATAGTACACGAAAAATCTGAAAGAGCACTCATCACCACGGCACGCTCTTCCAGCCCATTTTGTAGGCGAAGTAGTTGGCCCCCCAGTGAACGAAGGGCGAGACGACGAGGAGGAAGATTATCTGGCCAGAATCGAGTGTTTTGACTGGATAAGCAAAGGCCAGCGCTGAAATCAGGAAGCCGAGCTGGTCGAGACCTATCGCCGGAGAGCCACGCGGAAGATCTATCCTCCTCTTGAAGAAGCTCCCGACCAAATCGCCAAAAAGGGCACCGAATGACAGCAGGAACGCAAGAAGAAGGGCCTTCTCAAGTGAACCGTAGAACTCAGGGGTAATGAAGTACTGGAGAGCGCCAACTGCAGTTCCAATTGCAACTCCTCCGATTAAGCCGCGCCAGGTTTTACCGTCCCCGAAGACCCTCCGCCCGTCTTTCCAGTACCTGCCGCCGTCTATCGGCCTCCCACCGCCGACCAGGACGGGCGATGCATTGGCAAAGTAAGCGGGAAGGATATACCAGAATGCCCACAGTAGCGATGACAGCGACATTCCTCCACCCCGATTTGACTATCAACGGCTGGTTTTAAAGCTACCGCCCAAGCTTTTCCTCCAGACACTCAAGCAATGCCCTGAGGACTGCATCTTCGTCGTTCTTGAGGAAGATGTTAACTATCTTTTCGGTTATAGCGTTTCTCTCGAGCGCAAATTCAATCCTCTCCTTTATTCTCTGCGCTTCCTCACTTTCATCCCCCTCTATCTCCTTCAGGGCCCTTAAGAGGTTTTCACGGGTCTGTCTAACGTCCTCCTCTATCTTCCTGTAGTAGGCCTCCCTGCGCCATTCCCGAATGTTTTTTATGGCCTTGAAGTAGGCCTTTTTGTCGCCGGGCTTCTTAATTCTCTTTACCAGCCCGATGTTTTCGAGAAGTTTCAGTGCGGTGCTTACGTGAGAGAGGGAATAGCCCGTCTTTTCAGCAATCTCTCTCAGGCTCATCGGCTCCTCCTCAAAAAACAAAACCCCGTATATGTAGCCGTAAAGCTCATTCAGACCGAACCTCCGAGCGGTGTTGGCAAAATGTTCCATTATAATCCTCTTGGCCTCTTCCACACCCAACTCTATCCCCCCTAGATATCAGTGCCCCTGTATAAAAGAGCGAGACCGCTTTTTATTACGTTCCACCTAAACCTCGCAGACATCAGAGCTTCCTCACCCCAATCTCGACAGTGCCATCGTAGTCCCCGCAAGTTGCGTGGGCTCCCTGACATTTTTGGGAGCACTTCAACGACTCCCCTGCTGGGAAGAGTCGCCGCCAACACTGGGGTCATCATGATGACCTCCAAAAGCTTTTTAAGTTCACGATATATAAAACTTTCGGAAATTTCCGAAAGTTTGGAGGGGAAATAATGGAAGTGCTGCGCAGTGCCGCAAGAATAATCGTGAGGTACAGAGTCGCTTTCGCCCTAATAGCGATATTTCTGTTAGTGGTCTCCATCTACGGGATTCAGAACCTCCGCTTTGAGAGCGACCTGAGAAGCATGCTTCCCGAGGGGCATCCTGCCATAGACGACTATACAACACTTCAGAATGAGTTCCAGAGCGGCGACAGCACTATCATAGTGGTCAAAGTGAACTCCATCGAGCCGGGTGGAGTTTACGACGTGAGGGACCCCCAGGTAATTCAAGCCATTTATGAACTCGAGCAGAGGCTCCTCCAGAGGGAGTACGTCACGGACACGATAAGTATCGCCGACATCTACATGCAGGTTCTTGGCAGGCTCCCGGAAAATGAGGAAGAGGCAAAGTTCGTCCTTGACATGCTTCCACCGGAAACGAGAAATCAGCTCGTGAGCAGGGATTACACGACGACGATGATAGTGGTGACCATAAGCAGGGAGAAGAACTCCAAAACCCTCGTCAGGGTCTATGAGGGGATTCAGGAGGACATTAACGACGTGAAGTTCCCGAAGAACGTCGAGGTTATCCAGACCGGCAACATAGGTATAACATACCGCATACTGGAGCTCCTCCAGAGCGACCTCAACAAGACGATGGCGATATCGTTCATAATCGTTCTCGCCCTGCTCCTCTACTTCTACCGCTCGCCGGTCAAGGCGCTGATACCTCTAACGCCGCTCGTCTTTGGCGTGGCCATGACCCTGGGTGCGATGGGGCTCCTCGGCATTCCCCTCGACCTTGCGACGACCACCATAGGTGCGATGCTCATAGGAATGGGCATAGACTACGGAATCCACGTCACGAACCGCTATTACGAGGAGCGCAAAAGGGGAAGAACCATCGAGGAGGCCGCTGAGGAGGCTATAGCCGAGACGGGAAAGGCCCTGCTCGGAGCGGCGCTGACGACCGTTGCCGGCTTTGCTGCCATGTACCTCTCGAGCCTTCCGATGCTCCACAACCTGGCGACGACCTTGATCCTAGGACTGAGTCTGGCGGCACTGAACGCGGTCGTGATAACACCCTCTGTGATAATCCTTGAGGAAGACGTCATGAAGAAGCTCAAGGGGCACTACGAGGTTCCGGAGATACGCTCCCATTCAGGCTTCGTTGGGAAAGCCTTCCGCTCCCTTGGAGAGGCCGTGAGGAGGAAGCCCTTTGCGTTTCTCGGTGCAGTCTTTCTGATAACGCTCATCTTCGGCTATGGTGTGACGCAGGTAACTACCGAGGTCAGACTCGAGAAGTTCGTCCCCAAGGGAATGCCCGAGATAGAAGCTTTGCTGGACATACGCAGCGATTTCGGCGGCCAAGATGAGCTCTACATTCTCGTAAAAGCGGATGACGTGAGGGATCCCACCGTAGTAAGGAGCATCTACCGCTTCGAGAACCAGATAAAGGCAGACACCTACTACAACAACGTCTTTGACTCCGAGAGTATCGCCGACATCGTTGTCCAGAAGTACGGCTACATCCCCGACGACAGGGAGAAGATAAAGGAAGCTCTGAAGGACTACCAGGGGGTTCAGCTCGTTTCATCGGACTATTCCATGACGATAATCAAATTCACCGGCGACTTCAGCGGCTCGAGTATAGACGACTTTAGGAGGATAATACGCTATTTTGAAGAAGAAGTTCAAAACGCCGTCTTCCCACCGGGAGTGAGCCTCTCCCTGACGGGTGACATCTACCTCAACTACGTTCTCGACCAGCTCACAAACGAGGAAATAAACCGCATCTCCATGTATGGAACGGTTTTCGTCGTCCTGATAGTTTTGCTCCTCTTCAGGCGCCCAAAGGTCTCCCTGGCGATGATAACGCCGATGTTCCTCGGTGCCCTCTGGACGGTCGGCTTCATGGGTCTCGCTGGCATTCCTTTCACCCAGACACTGGCTGGTGTTATCTCGATGATAGTCGGCCTGGGCGTCGATTACGGGATGCACCTGACCCACCGCTTCCTTGAGGAGATGAACGAAGGGAACCCGCGCCCGATAGTCACTTCGATAGAGAGCGTGGGTCCTGGAATACTCGCCGGCGCCCTGACGACTGCCGGAGGCTTTCTGGCGCTCCTGGCTGGAGAGCTGCCGACGATACACGACTTTGGATTGACACTCGCGTTTGGAATATTTGCCTCTATGTTTGCCGCTTACCTTGTAACGCCTGCACTGCTGCAGGTCTTCTACGGAAAGAAAATTGGAGGTGATGCGGGATGAAAAAGATAAAGGTTGTCCTGCTCGGATTGATGCTCATCACGAGTCTGCTCGGAAGTGCGGTGAGCGCCTCGACGGGAAGCCCGCTTTTCGAGGGCTACTTAAGCAAGGGCGAGGCCATACTGGTTGGGCCGCTCATAATCTCGCTGACAGATACGCAGAAGGACTATGGGAACGGCGAGTACTACGCCTTCCTGGTGATAATGAAGGATGGAAAGATACTCAACGCCGAGTATAAGACGATATACGTACCCGACCCTGAAAAGATTCAGAGACTCCTCCTCGACCCAGAGTTCCTGCTGGCCCTCGCCGAAACTCAGGGCTACGATGTAAGTTCGTGTTCCCAGTACGTCAACGACACTACAGCGTTCAACGCGTGCCTGATGGCCAACGCCTTCGGCTTCTACCAGTGGCTCAACACGGCATCGCCGAAGGAGATAGCCGACGCGGTCGTGAAAACCATCGAGGAGCACCCAGAGCTCGGGATAAACAAGGAAGACATCTTAATGCCCATAACGTATCCAGACATAACTCCCGTGCGGGAGGGAGAAACGGTAGAAGTTGATGTTGATGATCAGACAGTTTACGTGACCGTCCTCGAAGTATATCCGAACGGGATAAAGATAAGCATCAGCGGGCCACCCGAGTGGAGAGCAGCAACCGCCCCGGGAGTGGTGATTTCAAGCGTTGAAATGCCAGAAACGGTCCAGCCAGGCGATACAGTCATGATAAAAGTCCACCTGAGGAACGAAGGAGCGCTGAAGGTTCGCTATCTGAACGTCTTCGTTTCACCAGCGCCGGTGAGCTTCAACGACAGCTCCTCCATAGCGAGCGCGATATCAATGGCACTGAGTCAGAGCGGATTATCCCAGAGTGCATTCTACCCCGAGGGGAGCGCGATCCAGTACATAGAGTATCTCGACGGCAAGGAGAACACAACACTGACGTTCAGGATAAAGATAAACCCCAACGCCGACGTCGGCACCTATCCGCTCTACGTTGGGGTGGTTTACTTTACGGGCCTGGGGACTAACATGAAAATGCTTCAGAGCTACAACTTCGTCGCCCTTACCGTCAAAAAGAGCAGGGAGGGCTTCGTCGAGATAACGAAGGTCGAGACGATTCCAGGGGAGATAAGCCCCGGCGATACCTTCACAGTGAGGTTTACGGTGGAAAACACCGGAGCCGAGCCCATCAAGGCCCTCAGCTTGAAGATAACCTCCTACCAGGTCCCGGTCCAAGGGGAAATCAAAAACGTTGACCTCTCAGCCCTTTCACAGTTGCCAATCCAGGGAAGCGAGGCCCTAAGCGAGAACCTTCAGACGTCGCTCAACCAGATAATGCGCGAGCTGGCGAAGCAGAACATTGACGCATTCCTGCCCATCGGCGAGGACAACGTAAAGTACGTGGCCGAGCTCCAACCGGGACAGAGCACAACGCTGGAGTTCAGGATTAAGGCCAACGACAGGCTCGAGAACGGCATATACCCTCTCAGGATAGAGCTCAAGTATCTCAGCGAGCCGGACGAGAAGGAAATAACCGATGAGAGGCTGGTGGGAGTAGACATCACAGGAAGGGCCGAGCTGATCCTCTCAAAGGTCTCCACCTCGCCGAGCAAGATTTTGCCAGGAACCGACAACGTGGAGGTAAATATTCAGATAGACAACGTCGGAACCGGAACCGCAAGGACGGTCATAATAAAGCCCCAGTCGGTCTGGCCGTTTGAGCTCAGCGAAACGAGCCAGCAGGTCATAGGTCTGGGAAGCCTAAACAAGGGCGACTCGGCCCAGACATCTTTCAGGGTCAACGTTGCAGAGAACGCGAGCTCCGGAACCTACGAGATACCGCTCCTAATTATGTACACCAACAGCCTTGGGGTACAGAAGAACATCACACTGAAGGTTCCAATCATCATAGGCGCCAAGCCGAATATAGAGGTCGTTGACATCAGGTTTGAACCCGAGCCCCTCCAGGGAGAGAGCGTCAAGGTTTACATCACCCTGAAGAACACAGGCGGAGAAAAGGCCACGAGCGTGCTCATCGAGGGTGTGGTTAAGGCGGATCAGCCATTCAACCTCGACAAGAGGACGGACTACGTCGGTGATATAGCACCCGGAGCAACCGGTGAGGGTGTAATAATCCTCAGGATAGACCGCGACGCCATACCCAAAGACTACAAGATTCAGCTCAGGATAAGGGCCGTCGGAGACCCCTCCCAGGGTGACGACAACGTCTACGTCTTCGAAAGGACCGTAGATGTAACGGTGAAGGAGAACACCAAGACCTCAACCAACCTGAGGAACCTCGCCGTGGTCGTGGGAGTACTGGTGGTGATCGTGGTAATCTACACCCACAGGAGAAGGGCCAGCTGAGAAAATAGGAAACATTTAAACGCCCCACAGATAACAAATAGGAAGGTGAGAGAAATGAACTGGAAAATAGCGGTCTTAGCAGTACTCCTCGCGTTCATCCTGTGGGGCAGTTACGTCGGCTACGCCATCCTCACGCTTCAGCCCAGCATCAACGCCCGGTGGGGCTACGTGGACGACAACACAACGGAAGTATGGATAAGCGCCCACCTCGACAAGCCTCTGCTCGTTCCGGCATCCATAGAGAACGTTAGCCTCGAGTTCGCTGGTGTCCCTGTGGCAAAGGTGGAGAGGTTCGATTACGGGGCGACTGAAAAAGACGTGACGCTCGCGATATCCATAGACAACAGGAACCTCGTGAAGGCCATGATAAACTATCTGAACAACGGGCAAAGAGGCTCCTTCACCATATACCTCAAAGGCAAGCTCCTCGGAGTGGTACCAGTGAAGGGAAGCATCAGCGAAGAGGTAAACGAGGATATACTGAGCTATCTCGATGTAAAAGCCGAGAGCAGGGACCTTGGCATAGCCAAAACTCCCGCCCTCGTCGAGACAGAGACAGAGTGGGCTGGAGTGCGGGGGAACAAGGCGGTAATAATTAACCACCTACAGCTCTACAACCCCAATCCCTTCCCCCTCCCGATCACCGGAGTCAGCTACACCCTCTACGTGAATGGGGTCAAGATAGGTGAAGGCACAATAGTCGAGAGCGTCGTCCTTCCGGCGAAGGGCTACGGAACGGTTGATGTTGAAACGTTCATAGACACAAACGCCCTTCCAGAGGCCTGGGTCAGGCACATAAAGAACAACGAGACCAGCTACGTGAAAGCGGAGATATACCTCGACGTCACGGTGCTTGGTAAGGAGTTCAAGATGGAGCTGGCGACGGTAGATGAGACCGTCCGGACGGACATAATGGGAGACCTCAACAGGATGCTGGAGGGGCTTGTGAGGTAACCAAAGTTTTTAAGCCCTCCATCTTTTTCCTTTCTGGTGGGAGAAATGAACGTGAGAGAGGTTCATGAGTTTCTCAACGAGATGTGGGAGAGCATCTTCAGGCTCAACGAGGAACTTAAGGCCGAGCTTCCTGAGAAGGGCTTCAAAGTGGAGGACGTGGAGGAGGTCTTTGGTGCTTACATCTTCCTCGACGGCGAATGGAGGCTCATGAAGTACCCACACCCGGCCTTCGAGATAAAGCCCCAGATAGAAGTTGGGGCAACACCAGAGGCTTACTACTTCGTGGTCGCGGTTCCAAAGGAAAGGATAAGCGAGAACTTCGTTGGCCTCTTCGTGGAGCTCTTCCCGAGGAGCTTCATCTACGGGGCGGAGGACTTCCTGAGCGACGTATACAACTGGAGGCGCGACGGGAGGATTTCTCCGAGCGAGATAATGGCACGCATAGAGAAAAGCAATGAGAAGATTTTCCAGTTCGAAGCCAACTTCGAGAGCGTGGAGACCCTCCGGGAGGGCATTGAGAGACTCATTGATATCGGGAAGCGCTTTGAAATCTTCGACCTCTGAGGTGTCGGGATGAGCTACGAGGAGGCATTTCCACCGGAGCTGAGGGAGTACTACAGGCGACTCTTTGGCGAAGAGGCCGAGGAGATAATGGCCTCTCTCAGGACGCCGGTTGAGAAGTACTACATCCGCGTTAACACACTCAAGACGAGCCGCTCAAAGCTGATGAGAATTCTCCGAAAGGAAGGTCTGAAGCCGAAGAGGAGTCCCTATCTGGAGGAGGGCATCTACTTCGAGCGCGAGGGTCCAAACTTCCCCGATGACTATGAGCCCGACCTTCCCGTTGTAAGGGCAAACAAGTTCGCCAGCGAGAGCGTCTATCAGGGGGCAATGCTCTACGCACCCGGTGTCCTCCAGGCGGACAAGAAAATCAGGCCCGGCGACGAGGTCGAGATTCGCGATCCAAGGGGCCTCCTCGTTGGAATTGGAATAGCGAGGATGAGCGCCAAAGAGATGATCGTCTCGACGAGGGGTATAGCGGTGGAGGTCACCCTGCCCAAGTTCAGGCTTCCCAGCCTGAGCGAGCTGGAGAGCTTTAAGGAGGGGCTCTTCTACGCCCAGAGCCTGCCTTCAATGATCGTTGCGAGGATTTTAGAGCCGAGCGAGGAGGAGCTGATAATCGACATGGCGGCCGCTCCAGGAGGAAAAACGAGCCACATCGCGCAGCTCATGCAGAACAGGGGTGAGATAATAGCCATCGACAAATCAAAGAATCGGCTGAGGAAAATGGAGGAGGAGCTTAAGAGGCTCGGGGTCAAGAACGTCAAACTAATCCACATGGACTCAAGGAAGCTGCCCGAGCTCGGAATAGAGGCCGACAAGATACTCCTCGACGCTCCCTGTACCGCCTTGGGAATCAGGCCAAAGCTCTGGGAGAGCAGGACGCCAAAGGACATCGAGGCGACGGCGCGCTACCAGAGGCACTTCATCAACGCGGCAATCAAATCCCTCAGAAAGGGTGGCGTTCTGGTTTATTCTACCTGCACGCTCAGCTATGAGGAAAACGAGGCGAACGTTAAGTACATGCTGAGCAAAGGTTTAAAGCTCGAGGAACAGAGCCTATTCATAGGCTCCCACGGCATAGGCCTCGACGGAGTGCAGAGGTTTTACCCGAACAGACACCTAACGCAGGGCTTCTTCATAGCGAAGCTCAGGAAGGTGTGAGGATGGACTGGAAAAAAATAGCATTCCTCACCCTCGGACTGCTCATAATCGCCCTCCTCATTGGATGGGTAGGGGTAGAGGAGGTACTGGACGTTTTAAAAAAGGCCAGGCTGGACTACTTCCTGCTCGCCGTTCTCGCTTATCTAGCTGGGATTTTCATCTGGGCCCTCCGCTGGCGTGTACTTCTTAAGAGCCTCAACATAACCGCACCATTCAGGGCCATCCTGGGGGCAATATTCGTCGGTATCTTCGTAAACAACGTTACGCCGGGAGCGAGGGGCGGCGGCGAGCCCATTAGAATGTATTACCTCTCTAAACGCTCCAACGGAGCCTACGGTCCGGTCTTTGCCACAGTCATGGCAGACAGGATACTCGACCTCATTCCCGTGGTGATAATGCTTCTGGCCTCCACCATCTACGTTTACCTTCTCGGTTCGAGATCTTTAACGATAATGCTCCTCATACTCGACTTCCTCCTCGCCCTCCTCATAGTCATAACCCTCGTCATACTCCTCAACGAGAGGAGGACGAAGAAGATACTCTACTGGTTCTTCAACTTGGTCTCCAGGATCATGCCCAAAAGGGCACAGAAGTACGAGGAGAAGTTCATTCACAACATAGAGGTCAGCGTTCCCAAGTTTCAGAAGGGCTTCAGGCTCCTGCTGAAGGATAAGAAGGCCTTCTTTTTGGCCCTGGCTTATTCCTTCGTCTTCTGGTTTCTGACCCTCCTCCGCGCATACTTCATCTTTCTGAGCATAAACTATCCCATTGGACTGATGGACGTAATGGTCGTTCAGATGATAGGCATAGTTGTCGGGCTACTCAGTATAATTCCAGGCGGAGCAGGCTTCATTGAGGCTATTAATTCAGGTGTTTACGTCCTCCTGGGCATAGACAAGAACTTCGCGGTAACGGCAACGCTCATCGAGAGGGTCGTATCCTACTGGGCCCCGACGGTTTTCGGAGGCTTCATAACCACACACTTCGGGATTAAGGTCAGCGAGGAGAAGAAAAAGAAAAGTTTAACTGATGAAGGGGAGAAGAAGTAACCATGAAGTTCGGGATAGTGGCCAGGAGGGATAAAGAGGCCGCCCTCAAGCTCGCATACAGGGTCTACGACTTCCTCAAGGTCAGCGGTTATGAGGTGTACGTGGATACCGATACGTACAAATATCTTCCCGAGTTCCACGAGGAGGACGTTCTCCCGCTGGAGGACTTCGACGTCGACTTCATCATCGTTATCGGGGGAGATGGAACGATTCTCAGGGTGGAGCACAAGACCAAAAAGGAGATACCCTTGCTGGGCATCAACATGGGGACGCTCGGTTTTCTCACGGAGGTTGAACCACACGAAGCCTTTTTTGCCCTCAGCAAGCTGATTGAAGGTGATTACCACATAGACGAACGCATAAAGCTAAGGACGTACCTAAACGGCGAGAACGTAGTTCCCGATGCCCTCAACGAGGTTGCCATCCTGACCGGCATACCGGGCAAGATAATCCATCTGCGCTACTACATAGATGAAGGCCTCGCCGATGAAATCCGGGCGGATGGGCTCATAGTATCGACTCCGACGGGCTCGACTGGCTACGCTATGAGCGCGGGAGGTCCCTTCGTAGACCCAAGGCTCGACGTAATAGTGATAGCTCCTCTTGCGCCGATAGCTCTGAGCTCAAGGCCAATGATAGTACCCTCCTACACCAAAATAGACGTCAGGAACTTAGCCTTAACTAGAGAGATAATCCTGGCGATAGACGGCCAGTTCTACACCTACCTCGAGCCTGAAACGGAGATAACGATAAAGCTTTCCCCGAGAAAGGCAAAGTTCGTAAGGTTCACGAATGAGGTCTACCCAAAGTACACCATGAAGATCAAGAGGAAGTTCTGAGGAGGTTCTTAGGATTCCTGACTGGAGTAAACTCCCTCATAAGTATCTTCAGCTCTTTCTCTCCAATGGTTCCTTTAACGACAACCAGGAGCAGGGTGGATTTTGCCTCGACGGCGTAGTCTTTTAGAGACGAGAGGAATCTAAAGATGGCCGTAAAGTCGTTGTACAGGATAAGGGTCTCCAGGCAGTCCACCACTATCAATCTGCCGCCTCCCCGGAGAAACTTTACCGCACTCTCCATGATCACATGAAGTTTCGTTGGCCCTATCCCCCTGTCAACGGCAGGGGTTATCCAGAGCGTCTGAACGTGCTCTCCGATATTTTCGTACATCCAAGGACTCCTGGTAAT
This region includes:
- a CDS encoding CDP-2,3-bis-(O-geranylgeranyl)-sn-glycerol synthase — protein: MSLSSLLWAFWYILPAYFANASPVLVGGGRPIDGGRYWKDGRRVFGDGKTWRGLIGGVAIGTAVGALQYFITPEFYGSLEKALLLAFLLSFGALFGDLVGSFFKRRIDLPRGSPAIGLDQLGFLISALAFAYPVKTLDSGQIIFLLVVSPFVHWGANYFAYKMGWKSVPW
- a CDS encoding GbsR/MarR family transcriptional regulator; the protein is MGVEEAKRIIMEHFANTARRFGLNELYGYIYGVLFFEEEPMSLREIAEKTGYSLSHVSTALKLLENIGLVKRIKKPGDKKAYFKAIKNIREWRREAYYRKIEEDVRQTRENLLRALKEIEGDESEEAQRIKERIEFALERNAITEKIVNIFLKNDEDAVLRALLECLEEKLGR
- a CDS encoding lysylphosphatidylglycerol synthase transmembrane domain-containing protein — encoded protein: MDWKKIAFLTLGLLIIALLIGWVGVEEVLDVLKKARLDYFLLAVLAYLAGIFIWALRWRVLLKSLNITAPFRAILGAIFVGIFVNNVTPGARGGGEPIRMYYLSKRSNGAYGPVFATVMADRILDLIPVVIMLLASTIYVYLLGSRSLTIMLLILDFLLALLIVITLVILLNERRTKKILYWFFNLVSRIMPKRAQKYEEKFIHNIEVSVPKFQKGFRLLLKDKKAFFLALAYSFVFWFLTLLRAYFIFLSINYPIGLMDVMVVQMIGIVVGLLSIIPGGAGFIEAINSGVYVLLGIDKNFAVTATLIERVVSYWAPTVFGGFITTHFGIKVSEEKKKKSLTDEGEKK
- a CDS encoding COG1361 S-layer family protein is translated as MKKIKVVLLGLMLITSLLGSAVSASTGSPLFEGYLSKGEAILVGPLIISLTDTQKDYGNGEYYAFLVIMKDGKILNAEYKTIYVPDPEKIQRLLLDPEFLLALAETQGYDVSSCSQYVNDTTAFNACLMANAFGFYQWLNTASPKEIADAVVKTIEEHPELGINKEDILMPITYPDITPVREGETVEVDVDDQTVYVTVLEVYPNGIKISISGPPEWRAATAPGVVISSVEMPETVQPGDTVMIKVHLRNEGALKVRYLNVFVSPAPVSFNDSSSIASAISMALSQSGLSQSAFYPEGSAIQYIEYLDGKENTTLTFRIKINPNADVGTYPLYVGVVYFTGLGTNMKMLQSYNFVALTVKKSREGFVEITKVETIPGEISPGDTFTVRFTVENTGAEPIKALSLKITSYQVPVQGEIKNVDLSALSQLPIQGSEALSENLQTSLNQIMRELAKQNIDAFLPIGEDNVKYVAELQPGQSTTLEFRIKANDRLENGIYPLRIELKYLSEPDEKEITDERLVGVDITGRAELILSKVSTSPSKILPGTDNVEVNIQIDNVGTGTARTVIIKPQSVWPFELSETSQQVIGLGSLNKGDSAQTSFRVNVAENASSGTYEIPLLIMYTNSLGVQKNITLKVPIIIGAKPNIEVVDIRFEPEPLQGESVKVYITLKNTGGEKATSVLIEGVVKADQPFNLDKRTDYVGDIAPGATGEGVIILRIDRDAIPKDYKIQLRIRAVGDPSQGDDNVYVFERTVDVTVKENTKTSTNLRNLAVVVGVLVVIVVIYTHRRRAS
- a CDS encoding DUF3201 domain-containing protein; its protein translation is MNVREVHEFLNEMWESIFRLNEELKAELPEKGFKVEDVEEVFGAYIFLDGEWRLMKYPHPAFEIKPQIEVGATPEAYYFVVAVPKERISENFVGLFVELFPRSFIYGAEDFLSDVYNWRRDGRISPSEIMARIEKSNEKIFQFEANFESVETLREGIERLIDIGKRFEIFDL
- a CDS encoding hydrophobe/amphiphile efflux-3 (HAE3) family transporter codes for the protein MEVLRSAARIIVRYRVAFALIAIFLLVVSIYGIQNLRFESDLRSMLPEGHPAIDDYTTLQNEFQSGDSTIIVVKVNSIEPGGVYDVRDPQVIQAIYELEQRLLQREYVTDTISIADIYMQVLGRLPENEEEAKFVLDMLPPETRNQLVSRDYTTTMIVVTISREKNSKTLVRVYEGIQEDINDVKFPKNVEVIQTGNIGITYRILELLQSDLNKTMAISFIIVLALLLYFYRSPVKALIPLTPLVFGVAMTLGAMGLLGIPLDLATTTIGAMLIGMGIDYGIHVTNRYYEERKRGRTIEEAAEEAIAETGKALLGAALTTVAGFAAMYLSSLPMLHNLATTLILGLSLAALNAVVITPSVIILEEDVMKKLKGHYEVPEIRSHSGFVGKAFRSLGEAVRRKPFAFLGAVFLITLIFGYGVTQVTTEVRLEKFVPKGMPEIEALLDIRSDFGGQDELYILVKADDVRDPTVVRSIYRFENQIKADTYYNNVFDSESIADIVVQKYGYIPDDREKIKEALKDYQGVQLVSSDYSMTIIKFTGDFSGSSIDDFRRIIRYFEEEVQNAVFPPGVSLSLTGDIYLNYVLDQLTNEEINRISMYGTVFVVLIVLLLFRRPKVSLAMITPMFLGALWTVGFMGLAGIPFTQTLAGVISMIVGLGVDYGMHLTHRFLEEMNEGNPRPIVTSIESVGPGILAGALTTAGGFLALLAGELPTIHDFGLTLAFGIFASMFAAYLVTPALLQVFYGKKIGGDAG
- a CDS encoding RsmB/NOP family class I SAM-dependent RNA methyltransferase; its protein translation is MSYEEAFPPELREYYRRLFGEEAEEIMASLRTPVEKYYIRVNTLKTSRSKLMRILRKEGLKPKRSPYLEEGIYFEREGPNFPDDYEPDLPVVRANKFASESVYQGAMLYAPGVLQADKKIRPGDEVEIRDPRGLLVGIGIARMSAKEMIVSTRGIAVEVTLPKFRLPSLSELESFKEGLFYAQSLPSMIVARILEPSEEELIIDMAAAPGGKTSHIAQLMQNRGEIIAIDKSKNRLRKMEEELKRLGVKNVKLIHMDSRKLPELGIEADKILLDAPCTALGIRPKLWESRTPKDIEATARYQRHFINAAIKSLRKGGVLVYSTCTLSYEENEANVKYMLSKGLKLEEQSLFIGSHGIGLDGVQRFYPNRHLTQGFFIAKLRKV
- a CDS encoding LEA type 2 family protein, which translates into the protein MNWKIAVLAVLLAFILWGSYVGYAILTLQPSINARWGYVDDNTTEVWISAHLDKPLLVPASIENVSLEFAGVPVAKVERFDYGATEKDVTLAISIDNRNLVKAMINYLNNGQRGSFTIYLKGKLLGVVPVKGSISEEVNEDILSYLDVKAESRDLGIAKTPALVETETEWAGVRGNKAVIINHLQLYNPNPFPLPITGVSYTLYVNGVKIGEGTIVESVVLPAKGYGTVDVETFIDTNALPEAWVRHIKNNETSYVKAEIYLDVTVLGKEFKMELATVDETVRTDIMGDLNRMLEGLVR
- a CDS encoding NAD(+) kinase yields the protein MKFGIVARRDKEAALKLAYRVYDFLKVSGYEVYVDTDTYKYLPEFHEEDVLPLEDFDVDFIIVIGGDGTILRVEHKTKKEIPLLGINMGTLGFLTEVEPHEAFFALSKLIEGDYHIDERIKLRTYLNGENVVPDALNEVAILTGIPGKIIHLRYYIDEGLADEIRADGLIVSTPTGSTGYAMSAGGPFVDPRLDVIVIAPLAPIALSSRPMIVPSYTKIDVRNLALTREIILAIDGQFYTYLEPETEITIKLSPRKAKFVRFTNEVYPKYTMKIKRKF